ATTAAAAAGGCGTTGTCAGGTTCAATCGCCTTAAACCTAACATCCGCCTTGTCATCTACCCACAAAAGCTCGTAAGCCTCGCCCTTAATCGAACAAGTCTTAGCCAAGGTCAAATTCTCCTTAGCCTCGTTATTGTGATTACATATTTTTTGATATTCTTCTAAAAACCTATCGTCTTCGTCCTCATCAAGGGCAGTAGCCACATACTTAACCGACTGACCCATAAAAAAGCCAGTATTAAAATCAGTAATATACTTAGGATAAGGATGGACTAATTTATTCTCCTTTTCTTTATCTGCTGCCCCATTTTCCAAAATCAAATGCTTACCCAAATAATAATCTTGTAACTTAACATACCTACCAATCAAGGCAGAATGTTTTTTAATAAAATCCCCGACATCGCCAGGGCTTAATTCATCTTTTAAAGTTCTAAACATAATTATAGGCCCAGAGCCTTCTTGCTCATAGACCTTACCTTCCTTTCAAGCATATCTTCACTTAGTGCATACCTAGTAGCATCAATTGAGTGGTTATCCTTATCTTCAAGCCTAGGTATTGTATCACCCCACCTATCAGTCTGATAGTCGATGTTCTCAAACTCCATAGCAGTATTAGGACACCTCTTAGGGTCAATAATAATAGCCTCCAAATCATCAAGCCACTTTTCTCCAAACTCCACCGAGCCTGGTTTCTTTTCAGCCCCTCCAATCTGGATGCCGTAAGACTTAACCTCCGCAATCGACTTAGGCTCAGCAGAATCGGCAATAATCCTAGTATCATCAAACTTATATTTTTTAATCAGATTAGCAGCCTGGCGGTTTGAAATCTTAACTCCATATAATTCATCAAATATAAAAATCCTTCGCCTAGTCTTATCATAATGAATGCGAACCATAGCCAAAGGATCAGTAGCATAGCCCCAGTCGAGGCCTTGTCTTATATTGTCAAAATTATTTATTTCATCTCTTTTTATCTCCCTAAAGACTAAATTATCAAAAGGAACAACCCCAGAACCAATAGCCTTACCCATATACTCCCAGTCATACTTTAAAGGCTGGATTTTCTTAACGTGAAGAGCCTCATCTTTAAAAACTTGGGAAATATAAGGATTATCCAAATAAGTTGAGTGATGAACGTAGGTCAAATCAGAAACAAACTGAGTTTCAAACTTCTTATTTACCCAAGATTGCTTACGCTTAGGCGGGTTATACGAATAAAAAAGCTTATAGGAAAGTCCCTCAGGTAATTCAGCTCTCAAGACCGAATTTTCAATCATAGAAACTTCTTCCTCAGTCTTAAACTCCGCCAACTCCTCAATCCATAAAGTCGCCACAGGAAACTTAGCCACCTTTAAAGACTTAATCTTTGCAGGATCATCAGCACCCCTAAATATAATAGAATTACCACGAGGTAAATAAGTAATCTTTAAAGGACTTTTACCAAAATTAAAGTAAGCCCCAACTCCAAGGACGTCCACAGCCTCCTTAAGCTGCTCATAAACCGACTCAAAAAGGGTGTTGCCAACCTTACGTACACAAAGGACAGATATAGGATTATTAATAACGTCCAGAATAATCTCTAATGAAATCATAAAAGACTTACCAGACCCACGGCCACCCTTTAAAACATATCTTAAATACTCTTTATTCTTAACCTTCTTGTGAAAATCAACAAAGCAAGGATTGAAAATTGTTGAAAGTCTAGCCGATATCATCGATTATTTTCACTCCCTCGATTAAGTTAAGGTCAACCTCTTTAGCTTTTCTATCAAGCCAAACATCAGGCTTTCTATTTTTTAACCAAAATATCTGGGCTGTGGTATCGGGCATAACATGCCTAGTAATAGTGATTTTTTCAACATATTTTTTGCCATCTACCATCTTCTGCACCGTCTTGACCTCATCATAATCGTAGCCAAGAGCCCTTTTTAGAAGTTTATTTTCAACCTCAATGTCGACTACTTCCTTACCTCTTTTTAAGGCTGCCGAAATTGGCGGATACTTATCCCTCCAAACTCTTAAAGTAGAATAGGCAATCCCCATATTCTTAGATATTTGCTCGTCAGTAAGTCCATCTCTAGCCCAAGCTTCTATTTTTATTAAATTGTCATCCTCAAGCCATTCTAGATACTTACCTCTAGCCAAATAATCACCTACCTAATCAGTCCCCATTCAGCAAACTTCTCAAATCCTCCGATAATGTTAATATAGTTTCTAGCAATATGGACTATCTCTTCATAAGGTCTTCCATCGATTGTTTCATCTCCAATAGCACACGACAATTTCACTTCTTCCCCTGTTTCCTGTGCCTTTAAATATGCATAGATATTAACCGACACATCCGCCTTGGATAAGTCTTTTCCATGTAGACCTCCACCAGTCACACCGTCGCCCATATCTGAGCCTAACTTTCTATTAGTACAACCAGTATCTACATCAAGGCCTCCAGCCCAATCCCCTAAAGGATTAATAACTGACCCTCTATACTTATCTTGTAATTCTTTGCTATCAGCATTTGACTGACAAATAATTAGCCTATCATCATCAAGGATATACTTCCCATCTTTTTCGTATTGATCGTAAATGTTTTTAGCTATTGAGGTTAGATGTTTTTGCTCCTTAGTAACAGGGCTACCTTTGAAAATTCCATTATCCCCACACCTAACTTTGCCATCTTGATTTTTAGCAAGGTGTTCATCTTGCCTAGCATGGATAATCTCCACATCATCAATATCAGCAATTCTCTTAACTATTTTTTGTATATCTCCAAAATCAAAAAAACGCGAAGATTCAATAATGATATTGCATACCCCGTGTCCAATTAAAACCTCTACTGCTATTTTAGGTTCATCTTCAATTTTATATCCCAAATCAACTATTGCCCCTGCTATCCTATCAGCTATCTTGTCAGGATGCATCGGATTAACTTTTTCAAACATTTATATCTCCTCCTCTAATATTGCTTTATCCCCTGTAAATTCTTCCCACCTATTTATAATCGCCTCTGCATAAACAGGCTCAAACTCCATCAAATATGCTTTACGTCCTGTCTGCTCGCAGGCTATCAAGGTGCTACCACTTCCACCAAATAAATCCAAAACTCTTTCTCCTTTTCTTGAGGAATTGAGAATCGACTTAGCCATAAGTTTAATAGGCTTCATGGTTGGATGTAGCTCGCTTCTTTCAGGTTTATCTTCTCGAATAATTGTAGAACCAGAATCTATGATATTTTCAAGACTTTTTGCATAATCTCTTAACTCATCATAATCCAACTGATTTATATTAGGTTTGTTATCAATTACTGTCGTTTCTGTAAAATCTTGGCAATAATAATGCCCCTCTCCTTCTTTCCAACCGTATAAGCAAGGCTCGTGCTTCCAATTGTAGTCCTGTCTGGATAGAGTTGCTGAACTTTTTACCCAAATCAATACCTGCCTGGCGGGCATATCTAATTCAGTTAATGCGTAGTTCCAAGGTGCTCTTTTAGCATCTGCATGCCAAAGATAGTAAACTCCTCCTGGCTTTAATACTCTTTCTATTTGTTCACAAGCCAAATAAGCAAACTCTTTGAAGTCATCATCTGATAGATTGTCATTTTCAATCTTCCCAGCTGAATTCTCATAATTAACATTATAAGGTGGATCCGTAACACATAAATCCATTTCTTGGCCTTGAATTAACTTGTCCACATCTTCGGGTTTAGTAGAATCACCGCACATCAATCTATGGTCACCCAAAATCCATATCTGCCCTTTAGAAACTTTGCACTCTTCTGGAATAGATACATCTTCGACATCTTCGATAATTTCCTCAGCCAATTCTTCAAGCTCATCAAAGCCAAACTGAGTCATATCAATGCCTTCCACCCCCCCTAGTTCATTTTCAAGGGCTTCAAGGTCCCATTGTGCGAGTTCCCCAACCTTATTGTCAGCAAGCCTGAAAGCTTTGACTTCATTATCAGTCAAATCGTCGGCTACTATAACAGGGACTTTGCCCATATCTAATTTTTTAGCAGCAAGTAACCTGGTGTGGCCAGTTACAATCTCGCTTTGGCTATCTACGACAATGGGAACTTTAAATCCAAAGTTCTTAATACTAGATGCTACAGCGTCCACTGCTTTTTTATTATCCCTAGGATTGTTGACATAAGGGATGAGTTCATCAACGTTTTTATAGACTATATTAATTTCCTTTTTATCCATATAACCTCCTATAATTTAAGTCCATCAACCAAGCCGCCAGTAAAAAGAATAATCTGTCAAACAATAATATATTTTTAAAGGAGAAATCACTTAGCAGCAATGGATAATTTTTCTGTCCCAATCATCAACGAAAGGAGGTCCTAGCGGCTTGGTTCATAGACTTAAAAAAAACATAAAAAAAAGACGGCACAATCGCCGTCTATAGATTTTGAGTTAATACAGAACATCTAAAATTAGTTACACTTTAACATTCTACCTTAATTGTAATATAAAAGGCTGTTTTTGTCAACCTAAAGCCTAATTAAAAAGCTTTTTATACAAAAAAAGTAAAGCAACATCCGACTTCTTCCAAATAGCTGAATGACTCAAGTTATACTTTTCCCCAAGCGACCTCATCGACTCAGACCTATAAATCCAAACCGAATAGACAATAGTCGCCATCTGAGGATCAGGCAAAGCCTTAATAGCCTCCCTAACCTCCTTAGTCTCAGCACTCAAGTGACCAAGCCCTTCCTCAAGCTCCCTCAAATCATCCAGAATCTTTACAATCTTATCCTCCTGACTAGAACCACCCCCTTTCGTAGGATTAGGATTACCCATCCCCGACTTAAGACAATCAAGCCTATCCCTTTTAACTTCGATTTCATCCAAAATCTCCGCCATAGTATCAAGGTCAAGCTCATACCTCCTAAGCCTCTCCTTAACACGACCGCACCTCTCACGGTCCCTAGCACGATTGATTTTATCCTTAAATCTACTCATTTTTTAACTCCTCAATCTTATCAAAAACATAATCAATACTTCCCTTAATCTCATCCTTGGTCATCCTGTAAACATCTTCAACCTCATAATCCTTAGTCAAAGCCATCATATACATCTCCTCCTTGGCAGGGATAAGCACAGTAGCTAGGGTTGACACTACAAAAAATATCCCAGCAACCTTTAAAAATCCTTTAACTGATTTTTCTTCAGAATCTGATAACATTTCAGTTGTGTCCAAATAAAACCATCCTCCAATAAACAAAACTCCAATGGATAAAATCAAAAAAAGTAAAGCAAAATTACTTATCTTATCTAAAATAGAAATTAAATATATAATCCTACTCATCAAGGTCCTCCGCCTTCACAAAAGTCCCGTTAATAGTCTTTCCTTTTCTCTTGCTAATCTTTTCATAAGCCATCTCGAGGCACTTTACAGGGTCAATTCCAATCTGTTCACAAAGGATAATCAAAGTAACGAAAATATCTCCCATTTCAGTTTTTATATCATCATCTGTTAGCCATATTTTAAACTGTGGTTTAAAAAATTTCATGTCGAAGTCCATCTCCGTCTTAAACTCAAAAACCTCCTCGATAAACTTCATAAACTGTTTATCCGCATTTTCTGAATGGAGCAAATCCTTATCATCTGCCCATTTTAAAACCTTATCTTTTAAATCCTCAAAATTCATTCCATTCACTCCTAAAAAAATCCCTTAAACTTCTACCACTAACCGCCTTAATTTCTCTTACATCTACCAATTCTAAACCACGACCATAATCAACCACAGCTACTGGAAGTGTAATAATTCCCTCTTCTAACCTTCCTCTTATAGGTTGCAAATCAACGATTTTAGAATACTGATATATACCATAAAAATCAGCCGTCACTTCTTTATCGTTTAATTCAAGCTTACATTTTTTCATCTTAATCTCCCCATTTCATGGTTACAAAAACACTATCAGTTTTATCAGAATAATTAACATCTATAGCATCTAAAGGGGTCTCAACTACTCCACATCGCCTTAACTCGTCTTTTAATTCAAACAATTCAAATTTCAATTCGCTTTCTGGGTCATAGTCAGAAAACCAATCTAAAAAATCTTTTACTTTCATGCCTTGCTCCTCTCAAAGTATCTCTCCAATCCTCTTTCTGCTAAAAACAAAACTACTGCCATAACAAAATACAAAATCGCAACCTGCAAATCATGAAAATCCACAAAAATCCTAAAAACCATCAGCCACAATAGCCAGTCGTTAATATCCCTTTTTCTAGTCATTTTCAATACCTCCTAATTTCTTCCAGATTCAATAAAGGGATTACATCGCCGTCAACCTTAAAATCGCACTCGTACTCTACATCGCTTTCTTTCTCATAAAAATAAGCTAAAACATCATCTTCACCGTCATATAAAGATAATTCTTTAATTAAATCTTTTACTTTCATTCTTCAACCTTCCGTTCTATAATCAATTATTCCGTGATAATCATTCCATTAATTGCAAGACCTGTAACGATATCTAAAGCTGTCCTCGTATCGCTATATCTACAATTCGGTCTTTTGTGGATTCTAGGATCACTATCAGACCAATCTATAATATCAATCATTGCTTGGCTTAGAAAAATCATTTTGCAACCTTTAGCTACACATAAGTAATAGCAGCCGTTTTTGCCATAACTACCTTTGCACTTTTTAAACCCGTATTTCTCATATTCCTTAACATCTTTAGTTGGTTTTAAGGTCATTCTTCAACCTCCACCAACTCAAAATCTTTCAAATCAGTATCAAACTTTTTCTTGATTTCTTCAATCTCTTTAAGGGTAAATTGTTGCTTGGTTTCACTACTATGTCTTCTATATGTTAAAATAGAAAAATCATACTCAATGTAAATAGAAAAATATAAAATATTACCGCTAGTGGACCTCAAATACCTATGTTTCAAATAAAACTTCTTCTCTTCCTCCCTATCCTCAGGGTCTGTTTCCGCATATTTAATCGATGCCTTAATCACGTTTAAATCATTTACACTACAAGAACCATTTGATATAAAAATTATATTCTTGACTTCGTTGTTTATAACAGCCACTTGCCTAATAATCCCATAATGATTTGAATATAAAACAATTTCCTCACAGCCTGCCTGATACCTTATTTCGATATCATATTCATTTTCTTTAGCAATTTTCTTAAGCTCATCAATCCTCATAAATTCTCCTGTCTCCCATAATCCATAATCGCTTTCTCAAAAGCATCTGGCATACAGAATGGTCTGGCTTTTTCCTCTTTCTCAATCTCTCGATTAAGATAAGTTATAGCCTTCCTCAAATCCTCCACCTTGTTATCTTTTTTCCCAGCCCTAGCAATATACTTAAAAGCATTACCAAGGTTAAAATCAAGATCAAAGGCATCTATCACATCAAAGGCTTCAAGTCCTCCACTCTTATAATAATCTGGTCTAATTTCTGTCATCTTCTTTCTCCTCAAATATATCTTCTATAAATTTCTTGACTCTTTCTTTTTCCTCGTCTGTCAAAAGGTCAACCTCGTTAACATCCATAATCTTGTCATTAAATTCTTCATATTCTTTAAGACAATCCTGCAAATAATCAATCGTATACTTCAAACTTGCATTATCTTTTATTAAATCAATAATCCCTTTGACACCACTTCGTAATTTTCTTGAATATGGAATTTTGCCTAATCCAATATAGCTTAAATAGTTATCTACTAACTCACAATCATCTCCATAATCAGCACTTTTTAAAACAATCTTAATTAATTCATTTATAGATTCATCAGTCATTCTTCAATCCTTTCAATCTCAATCTCGACCCTTGGCCTTTCCTTATCAAAATCCACCCTAGACCCATCATGAGAAACCACAATCTTATAATTATCATCAGCAATCACCCCATAATCGGTTAGTATATCGCAAGTCGCAGCAAGTAAATTAGTTAGATCCACACGATGTTTCGTCTGCCTAAAATACACACACTTAAGATTAATCGGATAATCAATAGCTTTCTTATACTTCCCTGTAATCTGCCTCCCGCAATCCCCCGCATACTCCTTGTACCTCTTAGACTGGGTCAAAAAAGGTTGCCCAGTCCTAGAGTTCTTGAAAATCTGCATCGAATTTTTCTTAGTCGCAGGATTGCCATATAAGACTAACTTCATCTAATTTTCCACCCACCAATAAGCTATCTGATTAATATTAACAATCCCAAGCTTTGAAAATTTATTAGAATCATCACATCTAATAAATTTTAAATAGCCAGTACGCTCATTCATTTCATAATGGTCAATCTCAATAGTATCGGCCCCGCCATTTATAAATCTAATTACTAAAGTCTTCATCACTCCTCCACAAACCAATAACAAACCTGATTAAAAGAAAACATCCCAATTTGAATGTCATGTTTATAGGCTTTTATGCATCCTAATTCTTCACTCACTTCAAAACTATCAATAGCAATTTTTCTTTCTGTTCCACTCACAAATCCTACAACTAAATTCATACAATCCTCCTATCATCAAAATGGTATCCTTCCATCATCCTGAATCTCGCTAAAATCATCCTCAAAAAAGCCGTCAGATTGATTTTTATTACCTCGGTTAGTATTTACACCCGAATTGCTTTTACTCTCGTCCTGACTTAATCTGGAAAGAAATTCTACATTCTCTGCAACTATGTCAGTAGTATAAACTGTCTTTCCACTTTCGCTATCTTGGTAAGACCCAGTCTGAATCCTGCCCTCGACAGCACATTGACTGCCCTTAAAAAGGTATCTAGATGCATTCTCACCCATTTTTCCCCAAACAATAATCCTAGGGAAGTCGGCAGTAGGTCTCCCCGTTGCCTCTGCTTCCTCTCTCTTCTCCCTGCTCAACTTTTTATCCACCGCAAGGGTAAAAGTGCAAACCGCCTGATTACTTTGTGTATATCTTAGCTCTGGATCTCTTGTAAGTCTCCCAATTAAAATTACCTTATTCATCAGCATCCTCCTTTTCTTTCTTAATTATGTCTGCCATAACCATAAAGTTTGCCGCAAGAATCTTAGACTTTATGTTACGAAACGAGTACCTTGCTTTTTCCCTTTTTTCTTCGTCCATTCCTTCAAACCATCTTTCAACTTCTATGGTGTTAAGATGTTCAAAAATCAAAGCGGTCAAGACACCTATTTCATCATTAGTTAAATCAATCTTCATCCTTTTTCTCCATTTCGTTAATCTCCCTATTAGCCACATAGCTAACAGTGAAGTCATCGTATTTTTCAACATCCCTTAACATCTCAAGCACATACTTGAAACTAGAAACCTTAACTTTTCTTTCATCCCTAATCACAACTAGGGTATATAGGACATTTCTCCAACCATATTGTTCTATGGCCTTATCAAATAAGTCCCTATCATCAATATTTGAATTGTTTTTAATAAATTGGCAGTAGCAGCGATAAGTCAATTCTTCTTCTCTGCTGCTCTTACTCTTTTCTCTTCTCTCTTGCTCTTGCTCTATATCTTGCTCTTGCTCTGTGTTGCATTTTGTTGCATTGGTGTTGCATTGCAACGCTTGACCGTTCGATTGCAACGCCTTCTGCTTTCTTCTATGCTTCCTTGAACGTCTAGTTGAAGCCGTTTCCGACCCAATCAAGGCTGGCACTTCACTTAGAAAAACATCATCATCCACATACTCAATTAGATCATTAGCATTACAAAAAGCCAAAGTCATTTTTATATCGTCAATTTCTTCGTCGATATCAAGGGCCAACTGGTGATAAATATCTTCGTCAGTCCCCTCAAACTCAATAACTCCCTCATTATTTATGCTTAAAAGCTGGAGCTTAAGGTAGATGATGGTGTAAGTATCACCACCAGCCACCTTTCTAAGCTTCTTCATCTTTCGACTATCAAAGAAGTCATCCTTTAATTTTAACCAATAATACCTCTTATTATCACCCAATTAGACCTCCTTGACAGGCTCAAAATCATCATCAAATAATCCAGATTGCTTATCCACCTCGATAACTTCGCCAGTCTCCTTATCGACATTAGCTGGAGCCTCTTTCTCCTCGACCTCGACCACCTCAGTAGGCTCAAGATCATAATCAACCTGATAAACCCTCTCACCGCTTTCAACAGTCCTAGACTTTTCAAAGTTAGCATTATCAAAGTTAGTCGCCTGTACTAGAGCCTGACTTTCAATAGCCTTAGGTGCATACTTAAGGACTTGGATCAGAGCCGACTTCTTAGCCATAGCATCAAAATTAGTCTGCCAAGGGCTATCACTATAATTAAAAGATTTTGAAAACTTTATCCCATAATTTCTTGCATCGTCCTTTGACATATAAAAGACATCCTGCCCGCCGTCCTTGGTCTGGTAAATTGCATAGTAGCCGATAACATCCCCACTATCGCCAGTCAAGCAAGGCTTATGAGTAATCTCACCAGTCCCATAATCGAAATCAAATTTTTCGTTTTCCCTAACCTCACGGGCTGTAATCCTCTTAAATTGCCCCGTATTATAGGCTAATTTTAATAAACCTCTATAACCAATTTGAAAATTAACTGTAGTAATCCTTTTTTTCTTATTTTCATAAGGGATGAGGTAAGCCTCACCTAATGGTGTATTAAATTCAAGACCAAGCTGGGCTGAATTCATGATTGCAGCAAGTAAAGACTCTTGTGTACAATTAGCAAGTTTAGGATTAGAATTAATAGCAGTAAGTGCAGTCCTTATAAACTTTTCAACTGGTAAGTAAGCAGGGAGGGCATTTTTAATCTCCCCCTCCATAGACTTAAGAAGTCCCCTAACCGTATCTTGCTTTCTTTGTGCTGGTGTCCTAGAATCGTTCTTTTTTTGTAGTGCTTGTTTTGCATTAGTCATGTTTTATCCTCCTAAAATCCCTCTTCTTGTTTTTCTAATTCTGATATTCTTTTCTCGAGTTTTTCCGTCATTTGATAATATTTATTCCTTTGATCTCTAGCTAAATCTAACTGTCCTAGAATCTCATGTTGTTTATTTATAAGCTGAGCCTTTTCAACTCTCAGCCTAGTGATTTCATTTTTTAAAGTCTCGATATAATCTTTTGTTAGATCACTTAAAATATCTGCATAATTTTTGTTTCTCTTACTCACTTATAATCTCCTTCACAAATAAAGCATTGCTATCTTTCAACATCTTCATCAACTCTTTTTCATCTATCCTATGCTTCGCAATTAAGACAGCCCCTATCAATCCCGTTATTTGCATTAAACTAAAAGATGTAGGACGATATTCATCATCTGGGGTAGCCAACACCATCTCGAAACGCTCCATCAAATCTTCTTCGTCAGCTTCCCACACATCATCCATCAACTCATGCATCGATAACTTTAATATTTCTTGCAATAACTTGATACCATTTCTTGAATCTGTTTTATTCATTTACAATCTCCTTCAAATTAAATCTCCTAGACTCTGTAGTTTTTGAAAACTCCTCAAAAATCTCTGGTCTCTCTTTTTTTATTCTCTTAGTGTCAATCCTAGTAGTAGTAAAAGGCTTATAGCTAACCTGTAAAAACTTTGTCGCTCCAAAATCATGGTCTCCTAACTGTAGCTTAATCTCTTGTTCAAACTCCTTTGTCCTAGTCTCCAAATCCTTTATAAGGTCTTTGGTCTCAAGATAGGACTTGAAATCTAACTCATCAACATCTAGATCAATAGAATCTTCAAGACCTCCCTTAAACCTATCTTTAAGAGCCGTATCATACTCAGCCGACCCATCAGGAGCTGGCATCTGACCAGCTAGGACGTAATTTTCCCAAAAATCAACCTCTTGGGCTTTCAACATCTCAATTACTTCTTCGTCCCTCTCAATCTCCCTGATAATAAAATCAGTAGAAAAGATAAGGCAAGCAATATAGCATTTTTCAGCCCCAGTCACCATCATGTAATGGTGACATTGTAATTCATAATTTATAGGGATTTGCCCATCATCCCACTTATCTTTTGCAAAAGGGCTAGTAGTCTTACACTCAAGGATTGCATTTTCCCCGACCACTTCCCTATCAATATCAGCAAGCAGGAACGGATGTTTTTTGCTAGCCATCATGAAGTTATTTCTTCTAACCTTCTTACCAGTCGCCTCTGTAAATCTCCTAGCAACATAATCTTCAAGGTCTCGGCCCTGCCTCATAACTTCGCTATCAAAATCTTTTACAACTTGCCCCGTCTTTTCAAGATAGAGGCTAGCCTTAGATTTCCAAGGATTAAGACCACAGGCGGCCGCAGCATCCGACCCACCCAGGCCCTTAGTCCTCATCTCAAGCCATTCTTCACGGCTTAACTTAGCAACATTAGCAATCTTCTTCATATCAAATCCCTCAAATACTGGCTCTCTTGCAGGTCTC
This genomic window from Anaerococcus murdochii contains:
- a CDS encoding single-stranded DNA-binding protein — its product is MNKVILIGRLTRDPELRYTQSNQAVCTFTLAVDKKLSREKREEAEATGRPTADFPRIIVWGKMGENASRYLFKGSQCAVEGRIQTGSYQDSESGKTVYTTDIVAENVEFLSRLSQDESKSNSGVNTNRGNKNQSDGFFEDDFSEIQDDGRIPF
- a CDS encoding DNA modification methylase, encoding MDKKEINIVYKNVDELIPYVNNPRDNKKAVDAVASSIKNFGFKVPIVVDSQSEIVTGHTRLLAAKKLDMGKVPVIVADDLTDNEVKAFRLADNKVGELAQWDLEALENELGGVEGIDMTQFGFDELEELAEEIIEDVEDVSIPEECKVSKGQIWILGDHRLMCGDSTKPEDVDKLIQGQEMDLCVTDPPYNVNYENSAGKIENDNLSDDDFKEFAYLACEQIERVLKPGGVYYLWHADAKRAPWNYALTELDMPARQVLIWVKSSATLSRQDYNWKHEPCLYGWKEGEGHYYCQDFTETTVIDNKPNINQLDYDELRDYAKSLENIIDSGSTIIREDKPERSELHPTMKPIKLMAKSILNSSRKGERVLDLFGGSGSTLIACEQTGRKAYLMEFEPVYAEAIINRWEEFTGDKAILEEEI
- a CDS encoding YqaJ viral recombinase family nuclease, which codes for MKKIANVAKLSREEWLEMRTKGLGGSDAAAACGLNPWKSKASLYLEKTGQVVKDFDSEVMRQGRDLEDYVARRFTEATGKKVRRNNFMMASKKHPFLLADIDREVVGENAILECKTTSPFAKDKWDDGQIPINYELQCHHYMMVTGAEKCYIACLIFSTDFIIREIERDEEVIEMLKAQEVDFWENYVLAGQMPAPDGSAEYDTALKDRFKGGLEDSIDLDVDELDFKSYLETKDLIKDLETRTKEFEQEIKLQLGDHDFGATKFLQVSYKPFTTTRIDTKRIKKERPEIFEEFSKTTESRRFNLKEIVNE
- a CDS encoding RusA family crossover junction endodeoxyribonuclease, coding for MKLVLYGNPATKKNSMQIFKNSRTGQPFLTQSKRYKEYAGDCGRQITGKYKKAIDYPINLKCVYFRQTKHRVDLTNLLAATCDILTDYGVIADDNYKIVVSHDGSRVDFDKERPRVEIEIERIEE
- a CDS encoding PBSX family phage terminase large subunit → MISARLSTIFNPCFVDFHKKVKNKEYLRYVLKGGRGSGKSFMISLEIILDVINNPISVLCVRKVGNTLFESVYEQLKEAVDVLGVGAYFNFGKSPLKITYLPRGNSIIFRGADDPAKIKSLKVAKFPVATLWIEELAEFKTEEEVSMIENSVLRAELPEGLSYKLFYSYNPPKRKQSWVNKKFETQFVSDLTYVHHSTYLDNPYISQVFKDEALHVKKIQPLKYDWEYMGKAIGSGVVPFDNLVFREIKRDEINNFDNIRQGLDWGYATDPLAMVRIHYDKTRRRIFIFDELYGVKISNRQAANLIKKYKFDDTRIIADSAEPKSIAEVKSYGIQIGGAEKKPGSVEFGEKWLDDLEAIIIDPKRCPNTAMEFENIDYQTDRWGDTIPRLEDKDNHSIDATRYALSEDMLERKVRSMSKKALGL
- a CDS encoding protein kinase family protein, producing the protein MARGKYLEWLEDDNLIKIEAWARDGLTDEQISKNMGIAYSTLRVWRDKYPPISAALKRGKEVVDIEVENKLLKRALGYDYDEVKTVQKMVDGKKYVEKITITRHVMPDTTAQIFWLKNRKPDVWLDRKAKEVDLNLIEGVKIIDDIG
- a CDS encoding MazG-like family protein, translated to MNFEDLKDKVLKWADDKDLLHSENADKQFMKFIEEVFEFKTEMDFDMKFFKPQFKIWLTDDDIKTEMGDIFVTLIILCEQIGIDPVKCLEMAYEKISKRKGKTINGTFVKAEDLDE
- a CDS encoding S-adenosylmethionine synthetase N-terminal domain-containing protein, with product MFEKVNPMHPDKIADRIAGAIVDLGYKIEDEPKIAVEVLIGHGVCNIIIESSRFFDFGDIQKIVKRIADIDDVEIIHARQDEHLAKNQDGKVRCGDNGIFKGSPVTKEQKHLTSIAKNIYDQYEKDGKYILDDDRLIICQSNADSKELQDKYRGSVINPLGDWAGGLDVDTGCTNRKLGSDMGDGVTGGGLHGKDLSKADVSVNIYAYLKAQETGEEVKLSCAIGDETIDGRPYEEIVHIARNYINIIGGFEKFAEWGLIR
- a CDS encoding DUF3310 domain-containing protein codes for the protein MTEIRPDYYKSGGLEAFDVIDAFDLDFNLGNAFKYIARAGKKDNKVEDLRKAITYLNREIEKEEKARPFCMPDAFEKAIMDYGRQENL
- a CDS encoding phage replisome organizer N-terminal domain-containing protein, translated to MGDNKRYYWLKLKDDFFDSRKMKKLRKVAGGDTYTIIYLKLQLLSINNEGVIEFEGTDEDIYHQLALDIDEEIDDIKMTLAFCNANDLIEYVDDDVFLSEVPALIGSETASTRRSRKHRRKQKALQSNGQALQCNTNATKCNTEQEQDIEQEQERREKSKSSREEELTYRCYCQFIKNNSNIDDRDLFDKAIEQYGWRNVLYTLVVIRDERKVKVSSFKYVLEMLRDVEKYDDFTVSYVANREINEMEKKDED
- a CDS encoding recombinase RecT; translation: MTNAKQALQKKNDSRTPAQRKQDTVRGLLKSMEGEIKNALPAYLPVEKFIRTALTAINSNPKLANCTQESLLAAIMNSAQLGLEFNTPLGEAYLIPYENKKKRITTVNFQIGYRGLLKLAYNTGQFKRITAREVRENEKFDFDYGTGEITHKPCLTGDSGDVIGYYAIYQTKDGGQDVFYMSKDDARNYGIKFSKSFNYSDSPWQTNFDAMAKKSALIQVLKYAPKAIESQALVQATNFDNANFEKSRTVESGERVYQVDYDLEPTEVVEVEEKEAPANVDKETGEVIEVDKQSGLFDDDFEPVKEV